One part of the Sporosarcina ureae genome encodes these proteins:
- a CDS encoding methyl-accepting chemotaxis protein, whose amino-acid sequence MLRSIKTKIILTAIILFILGIALMTWMTNDQAKKQSMANAIDSSNAIISEMGFGIYHFMDKYEQGLALLATTDTITEFTGENGKEVTVKEIEDRLQTFLSMYSSADAVYYSLTSKYTVIKPDDDLTDYDPTTRNWYQLAQEHPDEVQWTEPYLDDTTNQFVITASKAILINGTFVGALGMDIELSALTDEIASRDIGFNGYPVLLDDQGLAIVHPSKSGTDVTNEAHFKKMYDADSGVIEYTDDQGIDKRNIYTTIPEFNWKVGAVYEEPKLNAMAHSLRNSMLIIALVTLLLTFVGLFITISRLLKPLDTVKDLMAQVSGGDLTVRSDNQSTDEIGELSRDFNNMVQNMNDIISVVQTSADHVRSNSESLSAVSEETSAASNEVATAVGEIAQGAAQSAEDSETATERTELLGQEINEIREKAEAMLDIATQTGIQNDNGQQQMGALKSSFTTTSEKLEEMSSDIHSLGGKVQAIGSVMETIMNISKQTNLLALNASIEAARAGEHGKGFAVVAEEVRTLAEQSARATDDVKVTIEELQKESQIVSQQMQETISTFRDQGVVVGDTENTFGELSSLMDTMQESIHTVSNEIRLVATHKDEVAMTIQTMSATSQETAAACEEVSASSEEQLRAIQSVTEAAETLTELSEKLSEVIEQFKV is encoded by the coding sequence TTGTTACGGTCAATAAAAACGAAGATTATCTTAACCGCTATCATTTTATTCATTTTAGGTATCGCCTTAATGACTTGGATGACCAATGATCAAGCGAAGAAACAGTCCATGGCCAATGCCATTGATTCAAGTAATGCCATTATTAGTGAAATGGGATTCGGAATATATCACTTTATGGACAAGTATGAACAAGGACTAGCGTTGTTGGCAACGACTGACACCATAACAGAATTTACTGGAGAAAATGGAAAAGAGGTAACTGTCAAAGAAATAGAGGATCGTTTACAAACTTTCTTGTCTATGTACTCAAGTGCAGATGCCGTTTATTATTCATTGACGTCCAAATATACGGTCATTAAGCCGGATGATGATTTAACGGATTATGATCCGACGACGCGAAACTGGTATCAATTAGCGCAAGAACATCCAGACGAAGTGCAATGGACAGAGCCGTATTTGGATGATACAACCAATCAGTTTGTCATTACTGCTTCCAAAGCCATTCTGATCAACGGTACGTTTGTCGGGGCTCTTGGAATGGATATTGAACTGAGCGCATTAACAGACGAAATAGCGAGCCGCGATATCGGATTTAACGGTTATCCCGTATTGCTCGATGATCAAGGACTGGCTATCGTTCACCCTTCCAAATCAGGAACGGATGTAACAAACGAAGCACATTTCAAAAAAATGTATGATGCGGACAGTGGCGTCATCGAATACACCGATGATCAAGGTATCGACAAGCGCAATATTTATACAACGATTCCCGAGTTTAATTGGAAGGTCGGTGCAGTCTACGAAGAACCTAAGCTAAATGCGATGGCACATTCATTGCGCAACTCCATGCTAATCATTGCGTTGGTTACATTGCTTCTCACATTCGTCGGTCTATTCATTACGATTAGCCGTTTACTGAAGCCACTTGATACAGTCAAAGATTTGATGGCGCAAGTGTCAGGCGGAGATCTAACAGTCCGATCAGATAATCAAAGCACAGATGAAATCGGTGAACTGAGCCGTGATTTCAATAATATGGTGCAAAACATGAACGACATTATCAGCGTCGTCCAAACATCAGCCGATCACGTCCGATCGAACTCAGAAAGTTTGAGTGCGGTGTCCGAAGAAACAAGTGCCGCAAGTAACGAAGTCGCCACGGCGGTCGGTGAAATTGCGCAAGGTGCTGCACAATCAGCGGAAGATTCCGAGACTGCGACAGAGCGTACGGAGCTTCTCGGTCAAGAAATCAATGAAATTCGCGAAAAAGCAGAAGCAATGCTGGACATTGCCACGCAAACCGGCATCCAAAACGATAACGGCCAACAACAAATGGGCGCACTGAAGTCTTCGTTTACGACAACGAGCGAAAAACTAGAAGAGATGTCAAGCGACATTCATTCACTTGGCGGAAAAGTACAAGCGATCGGTAGTGTCATGGAAACGATCATGAACATTTCCAAGCAAACGAATCTTTTAGCGCTAAACGCAAGCATTGAGGCGGCTAGAGCAGGAGAACACGGCAAAGGATTCGCCGTCGTAGCTGAAGAAGTTCGCACACTCGCAGAACAATCGGCACGTGCAACAGACGATGTCAAAGTAACGATAGAAGAGTTACAAAAAGAATCACAGATCGTGTCGCAACAAATGCAGGAAACGATCAGCACATTCCGCGATCAAGGCGTCGTTGTGGGTGATACGGAGAATACGTTCGGAGAGTTATCCTCTCTCATGGACACGATGCAAGAGTCGATCCATACCGTGTCCAATGAAATTCGATTGGTCGCGACGCATAAAGATGAGGTCGCGATGACGATCCAAACGATGTCAGCTACGTCGCAAGAGACGGCAGCGGCATGTGAAGAAGTTAGCGCGTCTTCGGAAGAGCAGTTACGTGCGATTCAGTCGGTGACAGAGGCGGCGGAGACGTTGACTGAGCTGAGCGAGAAGTTATCAGAGGTTATTGAGCAGTTTAAGGTGTAA
- a CDS encoding YjcZ family sporulation protein, with protein MFGFGGYGHGGGGYGGSGCETGGSGGSYGSCGSGFALIVVLFILLIIVGAACL; from the coding sequence ATGTTTGGATTCGGTGGATATGGACACGGTGGTGGCGGTTACGGTGGATCTGGTTGTGAAACGGGTGGGTCTGGTGGATCTTACGGCTCATGCGGTAGCGGATTCGCATTGATTGTCGTATTATTTATCTTACTCATTATTGTAGGCGCCGCTTGCCTATAA
- a CDS encoding YjcZ family sporulation protein: MGESVKGSGYGGGYDGGFGFSMIVVLFILLIIVGAGFMGYGC, from the coding sequence ATGGGAGAATCAGTTAAAGGATCTGGGTACGGTGGCGGTTATGATGGTGGCTTCGGCTTTTCAATGATCGTTGTTCTGTTTATCTTATTGATCATTGTCGGTGCAGGATTTATGGGTTACGGCTGTTAA
- a CDS encoding methyl-accepting chemotaxis protein, with the protein MIHSIKTKMILLVLVLVAGGILTMTGISSWLVKERTEKNIIESSSTLLSEMSESIEADLRQYSKGLELLTDSSDYTNASATTGKAEVIKALSNTLDTYPDVSSTYLSFATKETIIRPYVDLTGFDPTPREWYQKAVADTKVVHWTKPYIDEATGNFVISAAKAVMNGNEFVGVAGIDIQLSTMSKDISATNIPHGGYAFILDSEGTAIAHPSLIGENVMDRAYVAKMYKEAAGHHTFEQDGVKKVDMFTTIPNFDWKLGVIYDQKNMQSLAAGLRNVMIVAAIVTLAILAIILFIFISRVLKPIFRLQDTVQQVADGDLTVRANIHSNDEIGELGKGFDKMLDQMNGLITTVTHSASNVLASSQNLSAVSEETNATSEEIASALAEITRGVVKSAENAETVTTRADLLNQQIHFANTTASEMAGLATEAVSFNTDGRAQMSILSSSFNNWNQDLQQMGGMIGSLEDKVKAISSVIDAITAISSQTNLLALNASIEAARAGEHGKGFAVVADEVRQLAEQSARSAEQVRSTIHELQNGTQHVIEQMNSTRDTFERQSTVVTDTEGIFERISSFIGDMQSRINQVTTALQEMDVHKNDVSEQIQVLLSTTEQSAAACEEVSASSDEQLYAIGSVAEAAEALTQLSEDLSDAVERFKI; encoded by the coding sequence ATGATTCATTCCATCAAAACGAAAATGATCCTTCTCGTCCTCGTACTAGTTGCTGGAGGCATCCTGACAATGACCGGAATCAGTAGCTGGTTAGTTAAGGAACGGACAGAGAAAAACATCATCGAATCAAGCAGTACGTTACTTTCCGAAATGAGCGAATCCATTGAAGCGGATTTGCGTCAATACAGCAAAGGACTTGAGTTGCTGACGGATTCATCGGACTACACGAACGCATCCGCCACTACCGGTAAAGCCGAAGTTATCAAAGCACTCAGTAACACGTTGGATACCTATCCAGATGTTTCAAGTACTTATCTGTCATTCGCGACAAAAGAAACGATAATTCGTCCTTACGTGGATTTGACGGGCTTCGATCCCACTCCGCGGGAATGGTATCAAAAAGCAGTAGCTGACACGAAAGTAGTACATTGGACCAAGCCTTACATTGATGAAGCAACGGGCAATTTCGTTATTAGTGCTGCAAAAGCCGTCATGAATGGAAATGAATTCGTCGGTGTAGCTGGAATCGATATTCAATTGTCGACGATGTCTAAAGATATTTCCGCAACGAATATTCCCCATGGCGGTTATGCATTCATTCTCGATTCTGAAGGGACAGCTATCGCCCACCCGTCGCTCATTGGGGAAAATGTCATGGATCGCGCGTACGTGGCCAAAATGTATAAAGAAGCAGCAGGACATCACACATTCGAGCAAGACGGAGTTAAAAAAGTCGATATGTTCACGACGATTCCGAATTTCGACTGGAAGCTTGGTGTGATATACGACCAGAAAAACATGCAATCCCTTGCAGCTGGCTTACGAAATGTGATGATCGTTGCGGCCATCGTCACACTCGCTATACTCGCAATCATTCTTTTCATTTTCATCAGTCGCGTATTGAAACCTATTTTCCGACTGCAAGATACGGTGCAACAAGTAGCAGATGGTGATTTAACGGTTCGTGCCAACATTCATTCTAACGATGAAATTGGAGAACTTGGCAAAGGCTTCGATAAGATGCTTGACCAAATGAACGGCTTGATTACGACTGTGACGCATTCCGCTTCTAATGTACTTGCGAGTTCACAAAACTTGAGCGCAGTATCAGAAGAAACGAATGCGACAAGCGAAGAAATTGCTAGTGCTTTGGCGGAAATTACTCGAGGGGTTGTGAAGTCCGCGGAAAACGCGGAAACTGTTACGACACGCGCAGATTTATTGAATCAACAAATTCATTTTGCCAACACAACCGCTAGTGAAATGGCTGGCCTGGCAACGGAAGCTGTATCTTTCAATACGGACGGTCGAGCGCAAATGAGTATTTTAAGCTCTTCATTCAATAACTGGAATCAAGACTTACAGCAAATGGGCGGCATGATTGGCTCTTTGGAAGATAAAGTGAAGGCGATCAGTTCCGTCATCGACGCGATTACCGCGATCTCTTCTCAGACCAATTTACTCGCGTTAAATGCAAGTATTGAAGCAGCCAGAGCCGGTGAACATGGTAAAGGCTTCGCAGTCGTAGCAGACGAAGTGCGTCAACTCGCGGAACAATCTGCACGATCAGCGGAACAAGTGCGTTCGACAATCCATGAACTGCAAAATGGTACGCAACATGTGATCGAACAAATGAACAGCACACGCGATACATTCGAGCGTCAAAGTACGGTCGTAACAGATACAGAAGGAATTTTCGAAAGAATTTCTAGTTTCATTGGTGATATGCAATCTAGAATTAATCAAGTCACTACCGCTCTTCAAGAAATGGACGTTCATAAAAACGATGTCTCTGAGCAAATTCAAGTGTTATTGTCGACTACAGAACAATCTGCAGCGGCTTGTGAAGAAGTAAGTGCTTCTTCAGATGAACAACTCTACGCGATCGGCTCCGTTGCAGAAGCGGCTGAAGCCTTGACGCAATTGAGCGAAGACCTTAGTGATGCAGTGGAACGCTTCAAAATCTAA
- the flaG gene encoding flagellar protein FlaG, which yields MVSRIGDGPATQPVKSSYESGSVENKIVVANIQPMGHPAEQATPEQKAELSKSEAKKLTEGMNKFLDSVNVQLRFKFHEKLNEYYVTIIDPETEEVIREIPPKKLLDIHAAMKDFIGLLIDKKI from the coding sequence ATGGTCAGCCGAATTGGCGACGGCCCCGCAACGCAACCAGTGAAATCATCTTATGAGAGTGGGTCCGTTGAAAACAAAATAGTAGTGGCAAACATTCAACCCATGGGTCATCCAGCAGAACAGGCGACACCAGAACAGAAAGCGGAGTTGTCCAAGAGTGAAGCGAAAAAATTAACGGAAGGCATGAACAAATTCCTCGATAGTGTCAATGTTCAGTTACGCTTCAAATTTCATGAGAAACTAAATGAATATTACGTAACGATCATCGACCCTGAAACAGAAGAGGTAATTCGTGAAATACCGCCAAAGAAATTGCTCGACATACACGCAGCCATGAAAGATTTCATTGGATTGCTAATCGATAAAAAAATTTAA
- the fliD gene encoding flagellar filament capping protein FliD encodes MRIGGLASGIDTESIIRDMMKAHRIPLDKITQKKQYTQWQLDDYRSTNRDLRKSSDKLFDTVMKQSTYMQKNVSVSDEKAVSITAKASTSDFSGTIEVTNLAKQATLQGGVILDKTNEKLTEDQIKTKTLADLGILEGEGEQKLTIEVPGQEAKTITVKSSDKISDVLSEINGKTGVTAFFDSSTGKIAMSAKESGFGNEDPMLLESGTIKISSKDAAGVSSDLAAKLKLAGSGNGITKTKGEDAAFKFNGLDTTRSSNTFTINGFEVSLKQTTTSPVTFSSSTNTDKVLDSVVEFVNDYNEMIEKLNSKIKEKEFKAFHPLSAEEKADMKEKEIELWEEKAKSGTLKGDPAISSMLNKLRSIMSSTVETTDKDGNKINISMKDLGIEPTKSYLDNGKLIINEDKLREKISENPNAVYDLIGGKDNGIAQQYRTELQDAQKKITVKAGSSTAVNDTFALGRSLKNMDKQIERFETKLQMMESRYYKQFNAMEQAIQRANSQSAALMSSLGGGM; translated from the coding sequence ATGAGAATCGGTGGATTGGCATCGGGAATCGATACAGAATCAATCATTAGAGACATGATGAAAGCACATCGAATCCCACTTGATAAAATTACGCAAAAGAAACAATACACACAGTGGCAACTAGACGACTATCGTTCTACTAACCGCGACTTGAGAAAATCGAGTGACAAACTGTTTGATACGGTTATGAAGCAGAGTACCTATATGCAGAAAAATGTTAGTGTTTCGGATGAGAAGGCGGTTAGTATAACGGCAAAAGCTTCTACTTCTGACTTTTCGGGGACTATTGAAGTGACGAACTTGGCGAAACAAGCCACATTACAAGGTGGCGTAATTTTAGATAAGACAAACGAAAAGTTAACAGAAGATCAAATAAAGACAAAAACACTTGCTGATTTAGGTATTTTAGAAGGTGAAGGTGAACAGAAGTTAACTATTGAAGTTCCGGGACAAGAAGCGAAAACTATCACTGTTAAGTCATCTGACAAGATTAGTGATGTACTGAGTGAAATTAATGGGAAAACGGGCGTAACTGCATTTTTTGATTCGTCGACAGGGAAAATTGCGATGAGTGCTAAGGAAAGTGGCTTTGGTAACGAAGATCCAATGTTACTTGAATCTGGAACAATCAAAATATCGAGTAAAGATGCAGCTGGTGTTAGCAGTGACTTAGCAGCTAAATTGAAATTAGCAGGCAGTGGTAACGGAATTACTAAAACAAAAGGCGAAGATGCCGCTTTCAAGTTTAACGGTCTTGATACTACGAGATCATCCAATACATTCACAATCAATGGCTTCGAAGTGTCACTAAAGCAAACTACAACATCGCCAGTTACGTTCAGTTCTTCTACTAATACCGATAAGGTTCTCGATTCAGTAGTAGAGTTCGTCAATGATTATAATGAAATGATTGAAAAACTAAACAGTAAGATTAAAGAAAAAGAATTTAAAGCGTTCCATCCTCTTTCTGCCGAAGAAAAAGCGGATATGAAAGAAAAAGAAATCGAGCTTTGGGAAGAGAAAGCGAAGAGTGGTACGTTAAAAGGTGACCCTGCAATTTCTTCCATGCTAAATAAATTACGCTCTATCATGAGTTCGACTGTTGAAACTACAGATAAAGATGGAAATAAAATTAACATCAGTATGAAAGATTTAGGGATAGAACCAACAAAAAGTTATTTAGATAACGGTAAATTAATTATCAATGAAGATAAACTGCGCGAAAAGATTTCTGAGAACCCAAACGCTGTTTATGATTTAATCGGTGGAAAAGACAATGGAATCGCTCAACAATACCGTACCGAACTACAAGACGCACAAAAGAAAATCACAGTAAAAGCAGGTAGTTCTACTGCTGTCAACGATACATTTGCTCTCGGTCGTTCTTTGAAAAATATGGACAAACAAATCGAGCGCTTTGAAACGAAGCTACAGATGATGGAAAGTCGTTACTACAAGCAGTTTAACGCGATGGAGCAAGCGATCCAGCGTGCGAATTCCCAGTCTGCGGCGTTGATGAGTTCACTTGGCGGCGGCATGTAA
- the fliS gene encoding flagellar export chaperone FliS, giving the protein MATNNPYAAYQTNTVTTSTPGELTLMLYNGCLKFIQQGKMELAKGNLEQKNIAIQKAQAIVTELMLTLDTSYEVSKNMLVLYEFVNSRLIDGNIQNDPAMFEEAAGIITEFRDTWKQVIQINRSKQYSNVSEI; this is encoded by the coding sequence ATGGCTACTAACAACCCTTATGCAGCATATCAGACGAATACGGTGACGACTTCTACGCCTGGCGAGTTGACGTTAATGCTTTATAACGGATGTCTAAAATTTATTCAGCAAGGCAAGATGGAGCTGGCTAAAGGCAATCTGGAACAAAAGAATATTGCGATTCAAAAAGCACAGGCGATCGTAACTGAATTAATGCTGACATTGGATACGTCTTATGAAGTATCCAAAAACATGCTCGTTTTGTATGAGTTCGTCAACAGCCGCCTAATCGACGGAAATATCCAAAATGATCCGGCTATGTTTGAAGAAGCTGCGGGCATCATAACGGAATTCCGCGACACGTGGAAGCAGGTCATTCAAATTAATCGTTCGAAGCAATATTCGAACGTGAGTGAAATATGA
- a CDS encoding PilZ domain-containing protein, with translation MRYNRHDYFRYPFDPYIPATFRIQLNNEQKSLSNEGQCEIVDISTGGVKFVTNLDLPVRSEILALQLEFTIFKHPFEILGNVAWKTQTEYGFEYGFEFGEDQKVDTLITEELKHHARKVKETE, from the coding sequence ATGCGCTATAATCGCCACGACTACTTTCGGTATCCATTCGATCCATACATACCCGCAACATTCCGTATACAATTAAATAATGAACAAAAAAGCTTATCTAACGAAGGGCAATGCGAAATTGTAGACATCAGTACAGGTGGCGTGAAATTTGTCACTAATTTGGATTTACCTGTGCGATCGGAAATTTTAGCCCTGCAATTGGAGTTCACAATTTTTAAGCACCCGTTTGAAATTTTAGGAAACGTAGCTTGGAAAACACAAACCGAATACGGATTTGAATACGGTTTCGAGTTTGGTGAAGATCAAAAAGTCGATACATTAATCACCGAAGAATTAAAACATCATGCTCGAAAAGTGAAAGAAACCGAGTGA
- the hpf gene encoding ribosome hibernation-promoting factor, HPF/YfiA family, with protein sequence MLDFNIRGENVEVTPAIREYVEKKVEKLERYFSEGVNATANVNLKVYSDKQTKVEITIPMKNLTLRAEERHNDMYAAVDLIVDKLERQIRKYKTRVNRKSREREGVAAFFQSTDNNSAAVELEDDNEFDVVRTKQFDLKPMDQEEAILQMNMLGHNFFIFTDAESDGTHIVYKRKDGKYGLIETN encoded by the coding sequence ATGTTAGACTTCAATATTCGCGGTGAAAACGTCGAGGTAACTCCGGCGATCAGAGAGTACGTTGAAAAGAAAGTTGAAAAACTAGAGCGTTATTTTTCAGAAGGTGTAAACGCTACAGCAAATGTTAACTTGAAAGTTTATAGTGATAAACAAACAAAAGTGGAAATTACAATTCCGATGAAGAATTTGACACTTCGCGCAGAGGAGCGTCACAACGATATGTATGCAGCTGTTGATTTAATCGTCGACAAGCTAGAGCGTCAAATTCGTAAATATAAAACACGTGTTAATCGTAAGTCACGTGAGCGCGAAGGCGTAGCCGCTTTCTTCCAGTCAACTGATAACAATAGTGCTGCAGTAGAGCTAGAGGACGATAATGAGTTCGACGTAGTGCGCACGAAGCAGTTTGATTTGAAGCCAATGGATCAAGAGGAAGCGATTCTTCAAATGAACATGCTGGGCCACAATTTCTTCATCTTCACGGATGCAGAGTCTGATGGCACACACATTGTGTATAAGCGTAAAGATGGCAAATACGGCCTAATCGAAACAAACTAA
- the secA gene encoding preprotein translocase subunit SecA produces MLGVLNKMFDPNKRDLKRLEKIADQVELLADDMEKLSDEQLTAKTDEFKERYQQGETVEDLQPEAFAVVREASRRVLGLYPFRVQIMGAAALNEGNIAEMKTGEGKTLTSVLAVYLNALTSKGVHVVTVNEYLASRDAEEMGQLYSFLGMNVGLNLNSMSKEEKREAYEADVTYSTNNELGFDYLRDNMVLYNEHKVQRPLHFAVIDEVDSILVDEARTPLIISGQAAKAQELYRLANRFVITLKKEEDYSFDESTKGVVLTEQGIEAAEKAFSIDNLFDLQHVTLNHAINQSLKAHVSMHNDVDYVVEEGEVVIVDSFTGRLMKGRRYSDGLHQAIEAKEGLEVQNESMTLATITFQNYFRMYEKLSGMTGTAKTEEEEFRNIYNMNVIAIPTNRPIARDDRPDLIFASMDGKYKAVAEDIRDRHEKGQPVLVGTVAIETSEIISAFLKKYGIPHNVLNAKNHEREAEIIQDAGKRGAVTIATNMAGRGTDIKLGDHIQDVGGLAVIGTERHESRRIDNQLRGRSGRQGDPGVTQFYLSLEDELMRRFGSEQMKSMMTKLGMDDETPIQSKMVSRSVESAQKRVEGNNFDSRKRLLQYDDVLRQQREVIYKERNEVLGSENIRPVLEGMLESVIERVVAVHTADNTVYSKGLKDYLEANLLAEDTVTIEDLEEKTPEELQTFIHELVIARYNEKEQEMSEERMREFEKVVLLRAIDTKWMDHIDAMDQLRNGIHLRAYGQNDPLREYQAEGFGMFEEMLVSIENDATKYVMKAEIRNNLEREEVAKGQANNPKEDGAPVAKKPIRRTVNIGRNDPCPCGSGKKYKNCHGKA; encoded by the coding sequence ATGCTTGGCGTATTGAATAAAATGTTCGACCCAAACAAACGTGACCTAAAACGACTCGAGAAAATTGCCGACCAAGTAGAACTATTGGCTGACGATATGGAAAAACTGTCCGACGAACAACTGACAGCGAAAACAGATGAATTCAAAGAACGCTACCAACAAGGCGAGACGGTTGAAGACTTGCAGCCTGAAGCGTTTGCTGTCGTGCGTGAGGCTTCCCGCCGCGTACTAGGACTCTACCCATTCCGTGTGCAAATCATGGGTGCAGCAGCCCTTAACGAAGGCAATATCGCAGAGATGAAGACCGGTGAAGGTAAGACATTGACTTCAGTACTTGCGGTGTATTTAAATGCCCTGACGTCTAAAGGCGTTCACGTCGTCACTGTCAACGAATACTTGGCAAGTCGTGACGCAGAAGAAATGGGACAATTGTATTCATTCCTCGGCATGAACGTAGGTTTGAACTTGAACAGTATGAGTAAAGAAGAAAAGCGTGAAGCGTATGAAGCCGATGTAACATACAGCACGAACAATGAACTCGGTTTCGACTACTTGCGTGACAATATGGTGCTTTACAATGAACATAAAGTGCAACGCCCGCTTCATTTCGCCGTAATTGACGAAGTCGACTCCATTTTAGTCGATGAAGCACGTACGCCGTTGATCATTTCCGGTCAAGCAGCGAAAGCGCAGGAGCTGTACCGCTTGGCGAACCGCTTTGTAATTACGTTGAAAAAAGAAGAAGATTATTCATTCGATGAATCAACCAAAGGCGTTGTGTTGACGGAGCAAGGTATTGAAGCGGCTGAGAAAGCGTTCAGTATCGACAACTTGTTCGATCTGCAACACGTGACGCTAAACCACGCGATCAACCAGTCATTGAAAGCGCATGTTAGTATGCACAATGACGTAGACTATGTCGTAGAAGAAGGCGAAGTAGTCATCGTTGACTCCTTCACTGGACGTTTGATGAAAGGCCGTCGTTATAGTGACGGGTTACACCAAGCGATTGAAGCGAAAGAAGGACTTGAAGTTCAGAACGAGTCGATGACACTTGCGACGATTACGTTCCAGAACTATTTCCGTATGTATGAAAAGCTGTCCGGGATGACGGGTACAGCGAAGACAGAGGAAGAAGAGTTCCGCAATATCTATAATATGAACGTTATTGCGATCCCGACAAATCGTCCGATTGCTCGTGATGACCGTCCAGACTTAATCTTTGCATCGATGGATGGAAAGTATAAAGCTGTAGCGGAAGATATTAGAGATCGACACGAAAAAGGTCAGCCGGTGCTCGTCGGTACAGTAGCGATTGAAACGTCTGAAATCATTTCAGCTTTCTTGAAAAAATACGGCATTCCACATAATGTCTTGAACGCGAAGAATCACGAGCGTGAAGCCGAAATTATTCAAGACGCTGGTAAAAGAGGCGCTGTTACGATTGCGACGAACATGGCCGGTCGTGGTACCGACATCAAATTGGGTGACCATATCCAAGACGTTGGCGGTTTAGCGGTAATTGGTACAGAACGACATGAGTCTAGACGTATCGATAATCAGCTCCGTGGACGTTCAGGACGTCAAGGTGATCCAGGTGTTACACAATTTTATCTTTCACTGGAAGATGAATTAATGCGTCGTTTCGGTTCTGAGCAAATGAAATCGATGATGACGAAACTCGGTATGGATGATGAGACTCCGATCCAGTCGAAAATGGTTTCTCGTTCTGTTGAATCTGCCCAGAAACGAGTAGAGGGGAATAACTTTGATTCACGGAAACGTTTATTGCAGTATGACGATGTACTTCGTCAACAGCGTGAAGTGATTTACAAAGAGCGTAATGAAGTTCTTGGTTCAGAAAATATTCGTCCAGTGCTTGAAGGTATGTTGGAGTCGGTTATTGAACGCGTTGTGGCGGTCCACACTGCAGACAATACGGTCTATTCAAAAGGCTTGAAAGACTATCTGGAAGCGAACTTACTGGCTGAAGATACCGTGACGATTGAAGACTTGGAAGAGAAAACACCGGAAGAGTTGCAAACATTTATTCACGAATTGGTCATTGCACGCTATAATGAAAAAGAACAAGAAATGTCCGAAGAGCGTATGCGTGAATTTGAGAAAGTTGTCCTGTTGCGTGCGATTGATACCAAGTGGATGGATCATATCGATGCGATGGATCAACTTCGTAACGGAATTCATTTACGTGCGTATGGACAGAATGATCCGCTTCGTGAATACCAGGCAGAAGGATTTGGAATGTTTGAAGAGATGCTTGTATCGATCGAAAACGATGCGACGAAGTATGTCATGAAGGCTGAAATCCGCAATAACTTGGAGCGCGAAGAAGTAGCAAAAGGGCAAGCGAATAATCCGAAAGAAGACGGCGCACCGGTTGCTAAAAAGCCAATCCGACGCACTGTCAATATCGGCCGCAACGACCCTTGTCCATGTGGCAGCGGTAAGAAGTATAAGAACTGTCACGGCAAAGCATAA